A stretch of the Nicotiana tabacum cultivar K326 chromosome 6, ASM71507v2, whole genome shotgun sequence genome encodes the following:
- the LOC107760747 gene encoding uncharacterized protein LOC107760747 has protein sequence MDESEISPNDVVDKVLGKEHSGRVKCLGLGAIPGRAFRQTRPRYSDLNASSYNNGSCSSQCQEKYNQMLNAHNQSQENFREMMNANTQMMNAFKAYMIMKEGRIPEEFAGISVSPPHSTSGDAASRSISPLDARRSSSESNSNDNH, from the exons ATGGATGAGTCTGAAATTTCGCCAAATGATGTCGTTGATAAGGTGCTGGGAAAAGAGCACTCTGGAAGGGTAAAGTGCTTGGGATTAGGAGCTATTCCTGGTAGAGCTTTTAGACAAACAAGACCTCGTTATAGTGATTTGAATGCTTCAAGTTATAATAACGGTTCATGTTCTTCCCAATGCCAAGAGAAGTACAATCAAATGTTAAATGCTCACAATCAAAGCCAAGAAAATTTTAGAGAAATGATGAATGCTAACACCCAAATGATGAATGCTTTTAAGGCgtatatgataatgaaagaaGGGAGGATACCTGAAGAATTTGCAGGGATCTCTGTTTCTCCTCCTCATTCAACG TCAGGTGATGCGGCTAGCAGATCCATTTCACCCCTGGATGCAAGAAGATCTTCTAGTGAAAGTAATTCTAACGACAACCATTGA